TGGTCGCCGCCGCGGTCAAGCGCAAGGAGACCGAGGACGCCGACACGGTCCTGCGGCTGCTGGAGCCGGCCGGTGACGCGGTCAGCGTCGGCCCCGAGTCCACCGGCTGGCTGGTCAACGTCTCCTACCTGGTCGGCCGGGACACGGCCGAGCGGTTCCTCGGCGTCATCGAACAGGCCCGCAAGGACCTGCCGCACCTGGAACTGCGCGTCCACGGACCGCTGCCGCCGTACAGCTTCGTCGAGCCCGGCCCCACCGGGCCGGCGGGCACCGCGACCGCGGGCAGCACGGCGGGCGCGGGAGCCGGCGCGGGGGAGTGAGTCCGTGGGACTGATCGGAGAGGTGCTCATGCTGCCGTTCGCCCCGGTGCGCGGCAGCGCCTGGGCGATCAGACAGGTGCTGCAGGAGGCGGAGCGCATCTACTACGACCCCGCCACCGTGCGCACCGAACTCGCCCGGCTGGAAGAGCAGCTGGAGGCCGGTGAGATCACCGAGGAGGAGTTCGACCGCCGGGAGGACGAACTCCTCGACCGGCTGGAGAGAACGCAATGAAGGGCAGACTGGCGGCCGTCGCCGTGGTGTTCCTGGTCCGCCGGCGACTGCGCGTGCTGTCCCGGCGGCTCCGGGAGAACCCGCAGATCCGCGAGATCGAGGAGCAGCTCCGAGAGGACCTGCGGGGTGTCCCGGACGCGGCGGCGGACACCTTCCAGCGCTGGGCCGAACGCCGTCTCGACGCCTTGGCCGACCGTCTGTACGAGCGGACGGACGCGATCTACGCGAGCCTGGGCGCCGGGGCGGCGCCCGCCTCCGTCGAGGGGCGGACCGACGGGTGGGAGGACGCCGTGGAGGCGGACGCCCTGGAGGAGGATGCGCTGGAGGAGGACGCCTCGGACGAGCACGCCTCGGACGAGGACGTCCGGTCGGAGGACGTCCGGTCGGAGGACGACGCTCGCCCGTCATCCGACGACGCCGAGCCCCAGGGCGACGAGGGCGAGGCGGACGACGGCGCCGAGTCGGACGACGAGACCGACCCGGATGACGCCGAGCCGCCGGTCGGCGAGGCCGAGGCGGACGACGGCAGCGAGCCGGTCGACGAAGCCGAGGCGGACGACGGCAGCGAGCCGGACGACGACTCGTCGGCGTCCTCCGGGACCGGCGGACGCTCGGCCGGGCGTCAGGCGTGTGCCGGGGGCGCGAGGAAGAGCGGCACGGCTGAGACGGCCGGGACCGGGAAGGTAGAGAAGACCGCCCCCGGGAAGACGGCCAAGAAGGCCCCGGCCAAGAAGGCCCCGGCCAAGAGGGCCGCCGCCAAGAAGGCGA
Above is a genomic segment from Streptomyces glaucescens containing:
- a CDS encoding gas vesicle protein GvpG; the encoded protein is MGLIGEVLMLPFAPVRGSAWAIRQVLQEAERIYYDPATVRTELARLEEQLEAGEITEEEFDRREDELLDRLERTQ